One Mycobacterium sp. SMC-4 DNA window includes the following coding sequences:
- the deoC gene encoding deoxyribose-phosphate aldolase, with protein sequence MGSRRRADVAALVDHTLLKPEATETDVAALAAEAAELDVYAICVSPTLVAAAMGALRGPQTVAAVVGFPSGKHFSAVKAAEAELAAAVGAAEIDMVIDVGVALSGDFDRVRADIAAVRSAVPQTVLKVIVESAALLSLGDHDCLVGACRAAEDAGADFVKTSTGFHPGGGASVRAVELMAEVVGTRLGIKASGGIRTADHAAALLDAGATRLGLSGSRAVLDGFDR encoded by the coding sequence ATGGGTTCGCGCCGCCGCGCCGACGTCGCGGCCTTGGTCGACCACACCCTGCTCAAACCCGAAGCGACAGAGACCGACGTCGCCGCATTGGCCGCTGAAGCTGCCGAACTCGACGTCTACGCGATCTGCGTGTCACCGACCCTGGTGGCCGCGGCCATGGGGGCCTTGCGGGGCCCGCAAACGGTGGCTGCGGTGGTGGGTTTCCCGTCCGGCAAGCACTTCTCGGCGGTCAAGGCGGCCGAAGCCGAGCTGGCCGCGGCAGTCGGTGCAGCCGAGATCGATATGGTGATCGACGTCGGTGTGGCGCTGAGCGGCGATTTCGACCGGGTGCGCGCCGACATCGCCGCGGTGCGCAGCGCAGTGCCGCAGACCGTCCTCAAGGTCATCGTCGAATCCGCGGCGCTGTTGAGTCTCGGCGACCACGATTGCCTGGTGGGTGCCTGCCGGGCCGCAGAGGATGCCGGTGCCGACTTCGTCAAGACATCCACCGGGTTTCATCCCGGTGGCGGCGCCTCGGTGCGTGCGGTCGAGCTGATGGCCGAGGTGGTGGGTACGCGGCTGGGCATCAAAGCAAGCGGCGGGATCCGCACCGCGGACCACGCAGCGGCATTGCTCGACGCCGGCGCCACGCGTCTCGGATTATCGGGCAGCAGAGCCGTTCTCGACGGTTTCGACCGCTAG
- a CDS encoding class I SAM-dependent methyltransferase: MPPARPLGAITRGTTGHNRLRRSDRWMVHSSRVRTALQAGRDPLVIDLGYGAKPVTTLELAVRLREVRADVRVVGLEIDPDRVQAARPATEPGVEFALGGFELAGHRPVLVRAFNVLRQYPVDAVPQAWAEMQRRLAPGGLIVDGTCDELGRRCCWVLLDGEAAVSLTLACDPFAIERPSDLAERLPKVLIHHNVDGQPIHTLLRAADQAWANVAGHGVFGPRARWRAMTEALAAAGFPVSSPRRSVRDGVLTVPWSAVAPIS; the protein is encoded by the coding sequence ATGCCGCCAGCGCGCCCGCTCGGTGCGATCACCCGGGGCACCACCGGCCACAACCGGTTACGCCGTAGCGATCGATGGATGGTGCACTCCTCCCGGGTCCGCACCGCGTTGCAGGCCGGCCGGGACCCGCTGGTGATCGACCTGGGTTACGGCGCCAAACCTGTCACCACGCTCGAGCTGGCCGTCCGGTTGCGCGAGGTGCGCGCCGATGTCCGGGTGGTCGGCCTGGAGATCGACCCCGACCGGGTGCAGGCCGCCCGTCCGGCGACCGAGCCCGGGGTCGAGTTCGCGCTCGGAGGTTTCGAATTGGCCGGCCATCGCCCGGTGCTGGTGCGCGCTTTCAACGTGTTGCGGCAATACCCCGTCGACGCGGTACCACAGGCGTGGGCTGAGATGCAGCGCCGGCTGGCGCCGGGCGGCCTGATCGTCGACGGCACCTGTGACGAGCTCGGCCGCCGCTGCTGCTGGGTGTTGCTGGACGGCGAGGCTGCGGTCAGTCTCACGCTGGCCTGCGATCCGTTCGCCATCGAGCGGCCCTCCGACCTGGCCGAGCGGCTGCCCAAGGTGTTGATCCATCACAACGTCGACGGTCAACCGATCCACACGTTGCTGCGCGCCGCCGACCAGGCTTGGGCCAACGTGGCCGGCCACGGCGTCTTCGGGCCGCGCGCCCGTTGGCGTGCGATGACCGAAGCCCTTGCCGCGGCCGGTTTTCCGGTGAGCAGCCCGCGGCGCAGCGTACGTGACGGGGTGCTGACGGTGCCGTGGTCGGCCGTGGCGCCCATCAGCTGA
- a CDS encoding DUF2505 domain-containing protein — MPRSFDLAAEYEGTVEQVHRAFSDEQYWLVRLEDSGADHVRLDEMTIETSGTIRVRTTQILRSDRLPAVVTQFHRGDLSFVREEVWTPVVDGQASAVVSGSVPGAPASLTGNASLIPGPADGRARMDLKATVEVRVPLVGGKIENFIGSQLVELLIAEQRFTTGWITENG, encoded by the coding sequence ATGCCGCGTTCATTCGACTTGGCCGCCGAATACGAGGGCACCGTCGAACAGGTTCACCGCGCCTTCAGTGACGAGCAGTACTGGTTGGTGCGCCTGGAGGATTCCGGCGCAGATCACGTTCGACTCGACGAGATGACCATCGAGACATCAGGAACCATCCGCGTCCGTACCACCCAGATTCTGCGATCCGACCGGCTCCCGGCGGTGGTGACGCAGTTCCACCGCGGCGACCTCAGTTTCGTGCGGGAAGAGGTGTGGACACCGGTGGTCGACGGGCAGGCCAGCGCGGTGGTCAGCGGCTCCGTTCCGGGCGCTCCGGCCAGCCTGACCGGCAACGCGTCGTTGATTCCGGGGCCCGCCGACGGTCGCGCACGGATGGACCTCAAGGCCACCGTCGAGGTTCGGGTGCCGTTGGTCGGCGGCAAGATCGAGAATTTCATCGGTAGCCAGCTGGTCGAGCTGCTGATCGCCGAGCAACGTTTCACCACGGGGTGGATCACCGAGAACGGCTGA
- a CDS encoding carbon-nitrogen hydrolase family protein — protein sequence MRIALAQIRSSDEPAANLALVEDYTRQAVHAGASLVLFPEATMCRFGVPLAPVAEPFDGQWASGVRAIAQRAGVVVVAGMFCPAEDGSRVTNTLIATGPGVDARYDKIHLYDAFGFTESKTVAPGTEPVVVTVDGVGVGLTLCYDIRFPELYVELAERGAEVITAHASWGTGPGKLEQWTLLARARAIDTSCVVAAVGQAYPGDELAKLGPTGVGGSLVASALGEVVTSAGPDPQLLVGDVDLEAARAARATVAVMDNRSACAHPGRAESRA from the coding sequence ATGCGCATCGCCCTGGCCCAGATCCGCAGCAGCGACGAGCCGGCCGCCAACCTGGCCCTGGTCGAGGACTACACCCGGCAGGCCGTGCACGCCGGCGCGTCGCTGGTGCTGTTCCCCGAGGCGACCATGTGCCGGTTCGGAGTGCCGCTGGCTCCAGTCGCCGAGCCGTTCGACGGGCAGTGGGCTTCCGGGGTGCGGGCCATCGCGCAGCGTGCCGGCGTGGTCGTGGTGGCCGGCATGTTCTGTCCCGCCGAGGACGGGTCACGGGTGACCAACACGTTGATCGCCACCGGACCCGGCGTCGACGCGCGCTACGACAAGATCCACCTCTACGACGCGTTCGGCTTCACCGAGTCCAAGACCGTCGCCCCCGGCACCGAGCCGGTCGTCGTCACCGTCGACGGCGTAGGTGTCGGACTGACGCTGTGTTACGACATCCGCTTCCCCGAACTCTATGTCGAACTCGCCGAACGTGGCGCCGAGGTGATCACCGCACACGCGTCCTGGGGCACCGGTCCCGGCAAACTCGAGCAGTGGACGTTGCTGGCACGCGCGCGGGCCATCGACACCAGCTGCGTGGTCGCCGCCGTGGGGCAGGCCTATCCCGGAGACGAGTTGGCCAAGCTGGGCCCCACCGGGGTGGGCGGCAGCCTGGTGGCCTCCGCGCTGGGCGAGGTGGTGACCTCGGCGGGCCCCGACCCGCAGCTACTGGTCGGCGACGTCGACCTGGAAGCGGCCCGCGCGGCCCGCGCCACCGTGGCGGTCATGGACAACCGCTCAGCGTGTGCTCATCCGGGTAGGGCAGAATCGCGGGCGTGA
- a CDS encoding Ig-like domain-containing protein, which produces MSSADPALSRRRVLAALAVGVIAPGALAACGSGGGLGGDEADEAPPQPSVDFEPADAAREVNPTARIAVHVEGGTLDHVRLTNPHGKIVAGELNPERTSFTITEPLGYGMTYTWAGSALGPDGATVPVAGAFTTVNPANQVNGRFQLADGQTVGVATPIMLQFNSSVPESARAGVEQALTVTTTPAVEGGWAWLPDEAAGSRVHWRTREYFPAGTTVHVDARLYGVPFGDGAYGAADSTLDFAIGRRQIVKAEASSHRIQVITDDGVMMDFPCSYGEGDLDRNVTRSGIHVVTEKYEDFYMTNPAAGYANVRERFAVRISNNGEFIHANPASAGAQGNSNVTNGCINLSLEDAEQYFHSAVYGDPVEVTGTRIPLSYADGDIWDWAAPWEQWEAMSALSPQAPAGIPDTAPVTPSQAPQPAGAPGG; this is translated from the coding sequence GTGAGCTCTGCAGATCCCGCGCTGAGCAGACGGCGCGTGCTGGCCGCGCTGGCCGTCGGCGTCATCGCCCCGGGTGCGCTGGCGGCCTGTGGATCCGGTGGCGGGCTCGGCGGTGACGAGGCCGACGAGGCGCCCCCGCAGCCCTCCGTCGATTTCGAGCCGGCAGATGCCGCACGCGAGGTCAACCCGACCGCTCGCATCGCGGTGCACGTCGAGGGCGGCACGCTCGATCACGTCCGGTTGACCAATCCTCACGGCAAGATCGTCGCCGGCGAGCTCAATCCCGAGCGCACGTCGTTCACCATCACCGAACCGCTCGGTTACGGCATGACCTACACCTGGGCCGGCAGCGCGCTGGGCCCGGACGGCGCAACCGTCCCGGTTGCGGGCGCGTTCACCACGGTCAACCCCGCAAACCAGGTCAACGGTCGGTTCCAACTGGCCGACGGCCAGACCGTAGGCGTCGCCACGCCGATCATGCTGCAGTTCAATTCGTCGGTCCCGGAGTCCGCCCGCGCCGGTGTGGAGCAGGCGCTCACCGTCACCACCACCCCGGCGGTCGAGGGTGGTTGGGCCTGGCTGCCTGACGAGGCCGCCGGTTCCCGGGTGCACTGGCGCACCCGCGAGTACTTTCCGGCCGGCACCACCGTGCACGTCGACGCGAGGCTCTACGGGGTGCCGTTCGGCGACGGGGCCTATGGCGCGGCCGACTCCACGCTGGACTTCGCCATCGGCCGGCGCCAGATCGTCAAGGCCGAGGCGAGTAGCCACCGCATCCAGGTCATCACCGACGACGGGGTGATGATGGATTTCCCCTGCAGCTACGGCGAGGGCGACCTGGACCGTAACGTCACCCGCAGCGGAATCCACGTGGTCACCGAGAAGTACGAGGACTTCTACATGACCAATCCGGCCGCCGGTTACGCCAACGTGCGTGAGCGGTTCGCGGTGCGGATCTCCAACAACGGCGAGTTCATCCACGCCAACCCGGCCAGCGCCGGCGCGCAGGGCAACAGCAATGTCACCAACGGCTGCATCAACCTTTCGCTAGAGGACGCCGAGCAGTACTTCCACAGCGCGGTGTACGGGGACCCGGTCGAGGTCACCGGCACCCGCATCCCGCTGTCCTATGCCGACGGCGACATCTGGGACTGGGCCGCGCCGTGGGAGCAGTGGGAGGCGATGTCGGCGCTCTCGCCGCAGGCGCCGGCCGGCATTCCCGACACGGCGCCGGTGACACCGTCGCAGGCGCCGCAACCGGCCGGTGCGCCCGGCGGCTAA
- a CDS encoding UDP-N-acetylmuramate dehydrogenase: MVTSTLGGVAVAERVPLAPLTTLRVGPVAARVATCTTTDQVIDAVQAAGPDALILAGGSNVVLSEDLADLTVVRLANRGIAVDGDRVRAEAGAVWDDVVVTALSHRLGGLECLSGIPGSAGATPVQNVGAYGAEVADTLSRVRLLDRRTGADRWVCPEELEFGYRTSILKNSSTMVVLEVEFTLDASGRSAPVRYRELAAALRVEPGERTDPAAVRSAVLALRAGKGMVLDEVDHDTWSVGSFFTNPVVSHADYERVVAAARGPVPHYPAPHGVKLAAGWLVEQSGFGKGYPGAGAPARLSTKHALALTNRGHATSADIVALARDIRDGVAAVFEIELTPEPTLIGAVL, from the coding sequence GTGGTCACTTCGACGCTAGGGGGCGTGGCGGTCGCCGAGCGGGTGCCGCTGGCGCCGCTGACCACATTGCGTGTGGGTCCGGTGGCAGCACGGGTCGCGACGTGCACCACCACCGATCAGGTGATCGACGCCGTACAGGCCGCCGGCCCCGACGCGCTGATCCTGGCCGGCGGCTCCAACGTGGTGCTCAGCGAGGACCTCGCCGATCTGACCGTGGTCCGCCTGGCCAATAGAGGCATCGCCGTCGACGGGGACCGAGTGCGCGCCGAGGCCGGCGCGGTGTGGGACGACGTCGTCGTGACCGCGCTGTCGCACCGACTGGGTGGACTGGAATGCCTGTCCGGCATCCCGGGATCGGCGGGTGCGACGCCGGTGCAGAACGTCGGCGCCTACGGTGCCGAGGTCGCCGACACGCTGAGCCGGGTGCGGTTACTGGACCGACGCACCGGTGCGGATCGCTGGGTCTGCCCGGAGGAGCTCGAATTCGGTTACCGCACAAGTATCTTGAAGAACTCGTCGACGATGGTGGTGTTGGAGGTGGAGTTCACGCTCGACGCGTCGGGCCGCAGCGCCCCGGTGCGCTACCGAGAGCTGGCCGCGGCACTGCGTGTCGAGCCGGGGGAGCGCACCGACCCGGCGGCCGTGCGGTCGGCGGTGCTGGCCTTGCGCGCCGGCAAAGGCATGGTGCTCGACGAGGTCGACCACGACACCTGGAGCGTCGGGTCGTTCTTCACCAATCCGGTGGTCTCGCATGCCGACTACGAGCGCGTGGTGGCGGCGGCCCGAGGACCGGTCCCGCACTATCCGGCCCCGCACGGGGTGAAGCTGGCCGCCGGCTGGCTGGTCGAGCAGTCGGGCTTCGGGAAGGGATACCCGGGCGCCGGCGCACCGGCACGGCTGTCCACCAAGCACGCGCTGGCATTGACCAACCGCGGACACGCGACCAGCGCAGACATCGTGGCGCTGGCCAGGGACATACGCGACGGGGTCGCCGCGGTTTTCGAGATCGAACTCACCCCGGAGCCAACCCTGATCGGGGCCGTTCTCTAG
- a CDS encoding ROK family protein, producing the protein MTPVAVSARYPQALLHHVVAPSLRVPEAAAALVFAAARQRGPIARDVIAQVSGLSIATVNRQVTALLEVGMLRERPDLAVSGAIGRPRVPVEVNHEPYLTLGVHIGARTTSIVAADLFGRTLDVVEIPTPRGPQAPALAEIAASARRYLSRPPRAGGAARHRRRPLWVGVATGGVVDSTLGYLDHPRLGWSDAPVGPVLAEALGLPVSVASHVDAMAGAELLLGVRRQPSATATSLYVYARETVGYALSIGGRVHSPASGPGTIAELPVQSELLGGSGQLESTVSDEAVLVAARRVGVLRSDGPPSTVTAVLRAARQGNEDAAALVAERARVLGEAVALLRDMLNPDDLVVGGQAFTEYPEGMAIVEQAFQQRSVLAPRDIRITAFGNRVQAAGAGVVSLGGLYADPIGAMRRARSRRL; encoded by the coding sequence CTGACGCCGGTCGCCGTGTCGGCGCGCTACCCGCAGGCGCTGCTGCACCACGTCGTGGCGCCGTCGCTGCGTGTACCCGAAGCGGCCGCGGCCCTGGTGTTCGCCGCCGCACGACAGCGCGGTCCGATCGCCCGCGACGTCATCGCCCAGGTCAGCGGCCTGAGCATCGCGACGGTGAACCGCCAGGTCACTGCGCTGCTCGAGGTGGGCATGCTGCGGGAGCGCCCCGACCTGGCGGTATCCGGCGCCATCGGCCGACCCCGCGTGCCCGTCGAGGTCAACCACGAGCCCTACCTGACCCTCGGTGTGCACATCGGTGCACGCACCACCAGCATCGTCGCCGCCGACCTGTTCGGTCGCACCCTCGACGTCGTGGAGATCCCGACACCGCGCGGGCCGCAGGCGCCCGCGCTGGCCGAGATCGCCGCCAGCGCCCGCCGTTACCTGAGCCGCCCCCCGCGAGCCGGCGGTGCTGCCCGGCACCGGCGCCGCCCGTTGTGGGTCGGCGTGGCCACCGGCGGTGTCGTCGACAGCACGCTGGGCTACCTGGACCACCCGCGGCTGGGCTGGTCGGACGCCCCGGTGGGCCCGGTGCTCGCCGAAGCGCTCGGCCTACCGGTCTCGGTGGCATCACACGTGGACGCCATGGCGGGCGCCGAGCTGCTGCTCGGGGTGCGTCGGCAACCGTCTGCGACCGCGACCAGCCTCTACGTCTACGCGCGCGAGACCGTTGGCTATGCGCTGTCCATCGGAGGTCGGGTGCACTCGCCGGCCAGCGGTCCCGGCACCATCGCCGAGTTGCCGGTGCAGTCCGAGTTGCTGGGCGGCTCAGGGCAGTTGGAGTCCACGGTCAGCGACGAGGCAGTGCTGGTGGCGGCCCGCCGCGTGGGTGTCCTGCGCAGCGACGGTCCACCCTCGACGGTGACCGCGGTGTTGCGCGCCGCCCGCCAGGGCAACGAGGACGCCGCGGCCCTGGTCGCCGAACGTGCCCGCGTCCTCGGTGAGGCGGTGGCACTGCTGCGCGACATGCTCAACCCCGACGATCTGGTGGTGGGCGGTCAGGCGTTCACCGAGTATCCCGAGGGCATGGCGATCGTCGAGCAGGCATTCCAGCAGCGCTCCGTGCTGGCGCCGCGCGACATCCGGATCACCGCATTCGGCAACCGCGTCCAGGCTGCCGGGGCCGGTGTGGTGTCCCTCGGCGGGCTTTACGCCGACCCGATCGGCGCGATGCGCCGCGCACGTTCACGCCGCCTGTGA
- a CDS encoding YbjN domain-containing protein: MSAADQPSSTATPATVVAVIEETLNEHELTYFHHAGAHGGLPGVVVQLPGERRLTTNTILTVGEHSVRVEAFVCRRPDENHEGVYRFLLKRNRRLYGVAYTLDNVGDIYLVGRMALASVTADEVDRVLGQVLEAVDSDFNTLLELGFRSSIEKEWEWRVSRGESLQNLRAFAHLISDQDD; this comes from the coding sequence ATGAGCGCCGCGGATCAGCCCAGCTCGACCGCCACCCCGGCCACCGTCGTGGCGGTCATCGAGGAAACCCTCAACGAGCATGAACTGACCTACTTCCACCACGCCGGCGCGCACGGCGGGCTGCCCGGTGTGGTCGTCCAGTTACCCGGTGAGCGGCGCCTGACGACCAACACCATCCTGACCGTCGGCGAGCACTCGGTACGTGTTGAGGCGTTCGTCTGCCGCCGGCCCGATGAGAACCACGAGGGCGTGTACCGGTTCCTGCTCAAACGCAACCGCCGGCTCTACGGGGTCGCCTACACCCTCGACAACGTCGGCGATATCTACCTCGTCGGCCGGATGGCGCTGGCCTCGGTCACCGCCGACGAGGTCGACCGGGTTCTCGGCCAGGTCCTCGAAGCCGTCGACTCCGACTTCAACACGCTGTTGGAACTGGGTTTCCGCTCGTCGATCGAGAAAGAGTGGGAATGGCGGGTCTCGCGCGGGGAATCGCTGCAGAACCTGCGCGCGTTCGCGCACCTCATCAGCGATCAGGACGACTGA
- a CDS encoding DUF2993 domain-containing protein, whose amino-acid sequence MTDPWARPPQQPGPPQPQFPPNIPQGSAPGVPPGYPPPPPTDQEGSSLPAKLKKLLSDPLSVVLAVVIVVALVVAGFLAGELYARNRADSVVAGVVACVVQDDAEASFGALPPFLMQHVTGHYTNIRIQTAGNQVRDAKGMKVELDINDVRLEDTADSGGSVGSLVAHITWSAEGIKQTLQGAIPLVGSFVSGVTTNPGDGTIELEGALGSITARPQVTDGGIALQVQRVTGLGFTLPREAVQPALDAFTSELTQNYPMDIKADSVQVTDSGVVSQFSTRNASIPKQSQDPCFSGL is encoded by the coding sequence GTGACCGATCCCTGGGCCCGTCCGCCGCAGCAACCCGGCCCGCCGCAGCCACAATTCCCCCCGAATATTCCGCAGGGGTCCGCACCGGGTGTTCCCCCCGGTTATCCGCCGCCCCCGCCGACCGACCAGGAGGGGTCCTCGTTGCCGGCAAAGTTGAAGAAGCTGCTCAGCGACCCCCTCTCGGTGGTGCTGGCGGTGGTGATCGTCGTCGCTCTGGTGGTGGCCGGTTTCCTCGCCGGCGAGCTGTATGCCCGCAACCGCGCCGACTCGGTGGTCGCCGGTGTCGTCGCGTGCGTGGTCCAAGATGACGCCGAGGCGTCGTTCGGTGCGCTGCCGCCCTTCCTGATGCAGCATGTGACGGGTCACTACACCAACATCCGCATTCAGACGGCCGGAAATCAGGTCCGCGACGCCAAGGGCATGAAGGTGGAACTGGACATCAACGATGTCCGGCTGGAGGACACCGCCGACTCCGGCGGCTCGGTCGGGTCATTGGTCGCGCACATCACATGGAGTGCCGAGGGAATCAAGCAGACCCTGCAGGGCGCTATCCCGCTGGTCGGTAGCTTCGTCAGCGGGGTGACCACCAATCCGGGTGACGGCACCATCGAGCTCGAGGGGGCGCTGGGCAGCATCACCGCGCGCCCGCAGGTCACCGATGGCGGCATCGCGCTGCAGGTGCAGCGGGTGACCGGATTGGGCTTCACCCTTCCCCGCGAGGCAGTCCAGCCGGCGTTGGACGCGTTCACCTCCGAGCTGACGCAGAACTATCCGATGGACATCAAGGCCGATTCGGTGCAGGTCACCGATTCCGGTGTGGTGAGCCAATTCTCGACGCGCAACGCCTCGATTCCGAAACAGTCACAGGATCCCTGTTTCAGCGGGCTGTGA
- the mshA gene encoding D-inositol-3-phosphate glycosyltransferase: MSPATDQAGLASSVPEPRRVAVLSVHTSPLAQPGTGDAGGMNVYVLQTALELARRGVEVEIFTRATSSSDQPIVRVAPGVLVRNVVAGPFEGLDKNDLPTQLCAFTAGVLRAEATHEPGYYDVVHSHYWLSGQVGWLAADRWAVPLVHTAHTLAAVKNAALADGDSPEPPMRSVGEQQVADEADRLIVNTEHEAQQLVSLHHADPARIDVVHPGVDLDTFSPGDRGAARAALGLADGEPVVAFVGRIQPLKAPDVLLRAAARLPGVRVVIAGGPSGSGLDTPDSLVHLAAELGITERVTFLPPQSRPDLVRVYRAADVVAVPSYSESFGLVAVEAQACGTPVVAAAVGGLPVAVRDGVSGALVDGHDIGDWARTLGAVFSDNPAGMASAAVEHAARFSWAHTVDALLASYRRAAADHRAGAAGEAAQHSAVRQRPRFSRRRGVSA; encoded by the coding sequence GTGTCTCCCGCGACCGACCAGGCCGGCCTGGCGTCCAGCGTGCCCGAGCCGCGCCGCGTGGCGGTGCTGTCCGTGCACACCTCACCGCTGGCCCAGCCGGGAACCGGTGACGCCGGGGGCATGAACGTCTACGTGCTGCAGACGGCGTTGGAGCTGGCCCGCCGCGGCGTGGAGGTCGAGATCTTCACCCGGGCCACCTCGTCGTCGGATCAGCCGATCGTGAGGGTGGCGCCCGGTGTGCTGGTGCGCAACGTGGTGGCCGGTCCATTCGAAGGTCTGGACAAGAACGACCTGCCCACCCAGCTGTGCGCGTTCACCGCGGGCGTGCTGCGCGCCGAGGCGACCCACGAGCCCGGTTACTACGACGTCGTGCACTCGCATTACTGGCTGTCCGGGCAGGTCGGCTGGCTGGCCGCCGACCGCTGGGCGGTGCCACTGGTGCACACCGCGCACACGCTGGCCGCGGTGAAGAACGCTGCCCTGGCCGACGGCGACAGTCCCGAACCGCCGATGCGCTCGGTCGGCGAACAGCAGGTGGCCGACGAAGCCGACCGGCTCATCGTCAACACCGAACACGAAGCGCAACAGTTGGTTTCGCTGCACCACGCCGACCCGGCGCGGATCGACGTCGTGCACCCCGGCGTCGACCTGGACACCTTCTCGCCCGGCGATCGCGGTGCGGCCCGTGCCGCACTCGGGCTGGCCGACGGCGAGCCCGTCGTCGCGTTCGTCGGCCGGATCCAGCCGCTCAAGGCGCCCGATGTGCTGCTGCGGGCCGCGGCACGGTTACCCGGTGTGCGGGTGGTGATCGCCGGTGGCCCGTCGGGATCGGGACTGGACACCCCGGACAGCTTGGTTCACCTGGCCGCCGAGCTGGGTATCACCGAGCGGGTGACCTTCCTGCCCCCGCAGTCCCGCCCGGACCTGGTGCGGGTGTACCGCGCCGCCGACGTCGTCGCTGTTCCGAGCTATTCGGAGTCCTTCGGACTGGTCGCAGTCGAGGCGCAGGCCTGCGGAACCCCGGTGGTGGCCGCTGCGGTGGGCGGGCTGCCGGTCGCGGTGCGCGACGGCGTCAGCGGGGCCCTGGTCGACGGCCACGACATCGGCGACTGGGCCAGGACCCTCGGTGCGGTCTTCTCCGATAATCCGGCCGGGATGGCCTCGGCGGCCGTCGAGCATGCCGCCAGGTTCTCCTGGGCCCACACCGTCGACGCGCTGCTGGCCAGCTACCGGCGCGCCGCGGCCGACCACCGGGCCGGTGCGGCAGGCGAGGCTGCCCAGCACTCGGCTGTGCGGCAGCGGCCGCGCTTCTCTCGGCGCCGCGGGGTGTCGGCATGA
- a CDS encoding SDR family oxidoreductase, protein MTTPSDTRRVAVVTGASAGIGEATARTLAGQGFHVVCVARREAPIKALAAEIDGTAIVADVTDATAVAAMAGRLDRVDLLVNNAGGARGLESVADADVEHWRWMWEANVLGTLHVTRALLPKLIESGDGLIVTVTSIAAVEIYDNGGGYTSAKHAQGVLHRTLRSELLGQPVRLTEVAPGMVKTDFSLNRFSGDAERAEKVYQGVTPLVAEDIAEVIGFVASRPPHVDLDLIVVRPRDQVSGAAGSRFNRR, encoded by the coding sequence ATGACGACCCCTTCCGACACCCGCCGAGTCGCCGTGGTCACCGGAGCCAGCGCCGGAATCGGTGAGGCGACCGCGAGAACCCTTGCCGGGCAAGGATTTCATGTGGTCTGTGTGGCTCGCCGGGAAGCACCGATCAAGGCTCTTGCCGCGGAGATCGACGGCACCGCGATTGTGGCCGACGTCACTGACGCGACGGCGGTGGCGGCCATGGCCGGCCGCCTGGACCGGGTCGACTTGCTGGTCAACAATGCCGGCGGGGCGCGCGGGCTGGAGTCGGTCGCCGACGCCGACGTCGAGCACTGGCGCTGGATGTGGGAGGCCAACGTGCTGGGCACACTGCACGTCACCCGCGCGCTGCTGCCCAAGCTGATCGAGTCCGGTGATGGGCTGATCGTGACCGTCACGTCGATAGCAGCGGTGGAAATCTACGACAACGGCGGCGGGTACACCTCGGCCAAGCACGCCCAGGGGGTGCTGCACCGCACGTTGCGCAGCGAACTGCTGGGACAACCGGTGCGGCTCACCGAGGTCGCGCCCGGAATGGTCAAGACCGACTTTTCGCTGAACCGCTTCTCCGGCGACGCGGAACGGGCCGAGAAGGTCTACCAGGGCGTCACCCCGTTGGTCGCCGAGGACATCGCCGAGGTGATCGGGTTCGTCGCGTCCCGGCCCCCGCACGTGGACCTGGACCTGATCGTGGTCCGGCCGCGGGACCAGGTCAGCGGCGCCGCCGGTTCGCGGTTCAACCGCCGGTAG